One window of the Nicotiana tabacum cultivar K326 chromosome 4, ASM71507v2, whole genome shotgun sequence genome contains the following:
- the LOC142180096 gene encoding uncharacterized protein LOC142180096 yields MNLAPLSQKLMILEPKPYNGAQNAKKEETFIFDVEQYFDVVGELEEAKKVASAAMYLQGDAKLWWRVKFEAIRAGEDTLETWGDLKAAIRLEFFPKNVKYNAQRKLWELRQTKSVRYYVREFSALMLNIRDMGDKDKLFIFLEGLKPYALMELQRQRVDTLPKAIQEAECLGDYQVEARKDRPQPHV; encoded by the coding sequence ATGAACCTCGCCCCTTTGTCACAAAAGCTGATGATTCTTGAACCAAAGCCCTACAATGGGgctcaaaatgccaaaaaagaggaGACCTTCATCTTTGAcgtcgaacaatacttcgatgttGTGGGGGAGTTAGAAGAAGCAAAAAAGGTAGCAAGTGCTGctatgtatcttcagggtgatgctaaactctggtggcgggtgaaattTGAAGCCATTAGGGCTGGTGAAGATACTCTTGAGACATGGGGAGacctgaaggcagccatacgcttAGAGTTCTTCCCCAAAAATGTTAAGTACAATGCACAGAGAAAGCTCtgggagctccgccagaccaagtCAGTCCGATATTATGTGCGGGAATTCTCCGCACTTATGCTGAACATACgggatatgggggacaaagaTAAACTCTTCATATTcctagaaggtttgaaaccttatGCCCTTATGGAGCTGCAAAGACAAAGAGTAGACACTTTACCCAAGGCGATCCAAGAAGCGGAATGCCTTGGGGACTACCAAGTGGAAgctcggaaggataggcctcaaccgCATGTCTGA